From the Candidatus Saccharimonadales bacterium genome, one window contains:
- a CDS encoding HAD hydrolase family protein, whose protein sequence is MIYEIPGENSFEINTIILDLNGTLTVGGKIPEGVMERLAKLKDQGFKLIFFTGNTRGDADDVARDLGIDWSLAKDGIEKSHQAAKLDPKACAAIGNGLIDLELMKIVKLRIVTLQAEGVHVQTLLSSDIVVPTINDALDLFIDQQRLIATLRK, encoded by the coding sequence ATGATATATGAAATCCCAGGTGAAAATTCATTTGAAATAAATACAATCATCCTAGACCTAAACGGCACTTTGACTGTCGGGGGGAAAATTCCCGAGGGCGTAATGGAGCGGCTTGCCAAACTGAAAGACCAAGGATTTAAACTGATCTTTTTTACTGGTAATACACGTGGTGATGCAGATGATGTTGCTAGGGACTTGGGTATTGATTGGAGCTTAGCCAAGGACGGAATTGAAAAAAGTCACCAGGCTGCTAAGTTGGATCCAAAAGCATGTGCCGCAATTGGCAATGGCTTAATCGACCTGGAGCTAATGAAGATCGTAAAACTTCGAATCGTGACCCTACAAGCCGAGGGAGTACATGTTCAAACACTATTGAGCTCAGATATTGTTGTACCGACAATAAATGACGCCCTTGATTTATTTATTGATCAACAGAGACTCATTGCTACACTACGCAAGTAG
- a CDS encoding TatD family hydrolase, producing the protein MLIDTHAHIHQDVYDSDRDEVMARAVEAGVTKIIAIGVDDNDSKLAIDLANSHDSVWATVGLHPHDAKLSQKTLEAIKDLATNPKVVAIGECGLDYYYEHSPKRDQIKAFQAQIDIAQAVDKPLVFHVREAFDDFFRVLENYKGVRGVVHCFTGDEATLNKVLDQGFYVGYNGIMTFTKYQYQLAAAKACPLDRMLLETDCPYLTPAPHRGQCNEPAHTKIIAEFLANLRGESAEELSVATTKNAEALFGLL; encoded by the coding sequence ATGCTCATCGACACCCACGCCCATATTCACCAGGACGTCTATGATAGTGATCGCGACGAGGTCATGGCCAGGGCAGTCGAGGCCGGCGTGACTAAAATCATCGCTATTGGTGTAGACGATAATGACAGTAAACTAGCTATCGACCTAGCAAATAGTCATGACAGCGTTTGGGCCACGGTCGGCTTGCATCCGCATGATGCCAAACTCAGCCAAAAAACCCTTGAAGCTATTAAAGACCTGGCCACCAACCCCAAAGTCGTAGCCATTGGCGAATGTGGGTTGGATTATTACTATGAACACTCACCTAAAAGGGATCAAATAAAGGCTTTTCAGGCCCAGATCGACATTGCTCAGGCTGTGGATAAACCCCTAGTTTTTCATGTCCGCGAGGCCTTTGACGACTTTTTCCGGGTGCTGGAGAACTATAAAGGTGTTCGCGGTGTGGTGCACTGTTTTACAGGAGACGAGGCGACGTTGAATAAAGTTTTGGACCAGGGTTTTTACGTAGGTTATAACGGTATTATGACCTTTACTAAATACCAATATCAGTTGGCCGCAGCCAAAGCCTGCCCGCTTGATCGAATGTTGTTAGAAACCGACTGTCCTTATCTAACCCCGGCACCCCACCGCGGTCAGTGCAACGAGCCAGCCCACACCAAAATCATCGCCGAGTTCCTAGCCAACTTGCGCGGGGAGTCGGCCGAAGAGCTATCAGTCGCTACCACCAAGAATGCTGAAGCATTATTCGGTTTGCTATGA
- the metG gene encoding methionine--tRNA ligase — translation MTKYYITTTIFYINDKPHIGHAYDTIAADVLARYWRAKLGKDKVWFLTGTDENSKKTVESAKEVGQEIEAYTNTMAKQWQSTWDALGISYNRFIRTSEPDHEAAVRDVVTKIHTAGDITKGIYEGLYCYKCEMFYKEDELIEGLCPVHKTPPEFIKEENYFFKLSKYQDALKKHIDQHPDFIQPESRRNEVLAFIDRGLEDISISRANQTLGIKLPFDPSQVVYVWVDALINYLTGVGYPKADYKDWWPADLHVIGKDIIKFHCIIWPAMLLSAGLELPKRVVAHGFFTVDGEKISKSLGNGINPLDISETYGVDALRYYLLSEFPFGADGNFSQDRLSKVYQSNLANELGNLVQRVAKMAVQYLDGQIGANPPHTHDVKDIEDSIENYHFEAALKDIWVKIRGLNQMVDEEKPWVLAKTDKDQLEKVLKHIISDLLQITGLLAPFLPTTAEKIQKTLGGSTVDTSVGILFPKVESNA, via the coding sequence ATGACTAAGTACTACATTACAACCACCATTTTTTATATCAACGACAAGCCGCACATCGGTCATGCCTACGATACCATTGCAGCCGATGTCTTGGCCCGCTACTGGCGCGCTAAATTAGGTAAAGACAAGGTTTGGTTCTTAACTGGCACCGACGAAAACTCCAAAAAAACCGTCGAATCGGCCAAAGAGGTTGGCCAAGAGATCGAAGCCTACACCAACACCATGGCCAAACAGTGGCAGAGCACCTGGGATGCTCTAGGGATTAGCTACAATCGCTTCATCCGGACTTCGGAGCCGGACCACGAGGCAGCCGTGCGCGATGTGGTAACCAAGATTCACACCGCCGGCGATATAACCAAAGGCATCTATGAGGGGTTGTACTGCTACAAATGTGAAATGTTTTACAAAGAAGACGAATTGATCGAGGGGCTCTGCCCGGTTCACAAAACCCCGCCGGAATTCATCAAGGAGGAAAACTACTTCTTCAAATTGTCGAAATATCAAGACGCGCTCAAAAAACACATCGATCAGCACCCGGATTTCATCCAACCTGAAAGCCGGCGCAACGAGGTGCTGGCCTTTATCGATCGCGGTCTGGAAGACATCAGCATCAGCCGGGCCAATCAAACCCTTGGTATCAAGCTGCCGTTTGATCCCTCGCAAGTCGTTTACGTTTGGGTTGATGCTCTAATTAACTATCTAACTGGCGTCGGCTATCCCAAAGCGGATTACAAAGATTGGTGGCCGGCGGATCTGCATGTTATCGGCAAAGACATTATCAAGTTTCATTGCATCATTTGGCCAGCCATGCTTTTAAGTGCTGGGTTGGAATTGCCCAAACGGGTGGTGGCACATGGCTTCTTTACCGTCGATGGCGAAAAAATTTCCAAATCACTTGGTAATGGCATTAACCCACTGGATATTTCCGAAACTTACGGGGTCGATGCTTTACGCTACTATTTGCTCTCAGAATTCCCCTTTGGTGCCGACGGCAACTTTAGCCAAGACCGCCTGTCCAAAGTTTACCAGAGTAATTTGGCTAACGAGCTCGGAAACCTAGTTCAACGGGTGGCCAAAATGGCAGTGCAATATTTAGACGGCCAGATTGGCGCCAACCCACCCCACACCCATGACGTCAAAGATATTGAAGATTCGATTGAAAACTATCATTTTGAGGCGGCATTGAAAGACATTTGGGTCAAAATCCGCGGGCTCAACCAGATGGTTGACGAGGAAAAACCTTGGGTGCTGGCAAAAACCGATAAAGACCAGCTGGAAAAAGTCTTAAAGCATATCATCTCTGATCTGCTTCAAATCACTGGCTTGCTAGCACCGTTTTTGCCAACCACGGCCGAAAAAATCCAAAAAACTCTTGGTGGCTCAACTGTTGATACCTCGGTTGGGATTCTCTTCCCCAAAGTGGAATCAAATGCCTGA
- a CDS encoding transglutaminase family protein has product MKVLAQIRRFTVLIALALLVTSILPHGTSSAASFNFNAHITYRVENATTTAVTETYTVTNQTAREFLTQVKLTTPVDTISGLEAHYSDGGNIPLTSAASQSNQSGVPYNYQQLTLAFPRQNFGSGKTWTFVVSYSATGLIESHGGAHTVFVPAIAQDASIGAYTARVDVPQDFGAPHFRGAQPAASGASPGRLYFDFNQSTLSNQSLALSFGNATIYQANFNFPLHNDSRLAKTMTITLPPNLNNQHITIESLDPKPAGTRLDTDGNILADYRVPARTHLVVKTLVTGEVKYLDYNLAASGKQSDIPSDLVKTYTAGTKYWQTDGSVAAAAKQINQPNAPVIDNVRASYQYVVDHLTYNPDKIKFNIRQGAAKALANPTNAVCLEYSDLLVALLRAQGIPARMPVGYGYSGNLKASDSVVDSLHSWVEAYVPGIGWMTLDPTWGEKFDLFGQSDLDHFAFAVWGGNDQLPVPVMAGGQDTGYQYEQTTLTYAEAAPQTLATVSLHLSRYSILPFINLERISVSNASQQVISANSVSVGNHKVGFGNLAPGQTIRRFRFDLGHDQSQTAQLTGSSGAVSLVMAQATVSVVHWPLGLITLGAVLGLAYLIMVRLRPHRLPGIKRQDHD; this is encoded by the coding sequence GTGAAAGTCCTAGCCCAGATTCGGCGATTTACGGTTCTAATAGCTTTGGCCTTGTTGGTTACGTCGATCTTGCCTCACGGGACTTCGAGTGCGGCTAGCTTTAACTTCAACGCTCATATTACTTACCGGGTGGAGAATGCAACTACCACGGCCGTAACGGAAACTTACACCGTTACCAACCAAACGGCTCGGGAATTTTTAACTCAAGTCAAACTAACCACACCGGTCGATACTATCTCCGGCCTCGAGGCTCACTATAGCGATGGCGGCAATATCCCTTTAACCAGTGCAGCTAGCCAAAGTAACCAGAGCGGAGTGCCTTACAATTACCAGCAACTGACGCTGGCCTTCCCTCGCCAGAACTTTGGCTCCGGCAAAACTTGGACTTTTGTGGTGAGTTATTCTGCCACAGGTTTAATCGAAAGCCATGGTGGTGCTCATACCGTCTTTGTCCCGGCCATTGCCCAAGATGCTAGTATTGGCGCCTACACTGCCAGAGTCGACGTGCCACAGGACTTCGGCGCCCCCCACTTTCGCGGTGCTCAACCGGCGGCCTCAGGAGCCTCGCCGGGCCGACTCTACTTCGACTTTAACCAATCAACGCTTTCCAACCAGTCGCTAGCGCTTAGTTTTGGCAATGCCACGATCTATCAGGCCAACTTTAACTTCCCCCTTCATAATGATTCTAGACTGGCCAAAACCATGACCATTACCTTGCCACCCAACCTCAATAATCAACACATCACAATTGAATCGCTTGATCCTAAGCCCGCTGGTACCCGATTGGATACCGATGGCAACATTTTGGCTGACTACCGCGTGCCGGCCCGCACCCATTTGGTTGTCAAAACGCTTGTGACGGGAGAGGTCAAATACCTAGATTACAACTTAGCGGCTTCCGGGAAGCAGAGCGATATCCCATCGGATTTGGTCAAAACTTATACTGCGGGTACCAAGTATTGGCAAACCGATGGCAGTGTGGCGGCCGCAGCAAAACAAATAAACCAACCTAATGCGCCGGTCATCGACAACGTTCGGGCCTCTTACCAATATGTGGTTGATCACTTAACTTATAACCCCGACAAGATTAAATTCAACATTCGCCAAGGTGCAGCCAAAGCTTTAGCCAATCCGACTAATGCGGTTTGTCTGGAATATTCGGATCTGTTGGTGGCGCTGCTTAGAGCCCAAGGCATTCCGGCTCGGATGCCAGTTGGCTATGGTTACAGCGGCAATTTAAAGGCTTCCGATAGCGTAGTCGATTCTTTGCATTCGTGGGTCGAGGCTTACGTGCCGGGCATTGGCTGGATGACGCTGGATCCAACGTGGGGCGAAAAGTTTGATCTATTTGGTCAAAGCGATCTGGATCATTTTGCCTTTGCCGTTTGGGGTGGGAACGATCAACTGCCAGTACCGGTGATGGCCGGCGGCCAGGATACTGGCTATCAATACGAACAAACCACCCTGACCTACGCCGAAGCGGCTCCACAAACGCTGGCAACCGTTTCGCTTCACCTCAGTCGCTATAGCATTTTGCCATTTATTAATCTGGAACGGATCAGTGTGAGTAATGCCAGCCAGCAGGTCATCTCGGCCAATAGCGTTAGTGTTGGAAATCATAAAGTCGGTTTCGGTAACTTGGCACCCGGTCAAACCATTCGACGTTTTCGTTTTGACCTAGGTCACGATCAAAGCCAAACTGCCCAACTAACGGGCAGCTCTGGTGCTGTCAGTTTGGTCATGGCCCAGGCAACGGTTTCGGTTGTCCACTGGCCGCTCGGCCTCATCACCCTTGGCGCCGTACTTGGTTTGGCTTATCTTATTATGGTAAGATTACGGCCGCACCGACTCCCCGGAATTAAGCGACAAGATCATGACTAA
- the rsmA gene encoding 16S rRNA (adenine(1518)-N(6)/adenine(1519)-N(6))-dimethyltransferase RsmA: protein MKPPPLSSNHNTELAVRLANIHPKKSLGQNFLIDEPSLDMVVAAATIKTSDTILEIGPGIGFLTSKICALAKAVTCVEADPDLVQILGQQPPANLTIVSGDIMVFNLQTLPTDYKVVANIPYYLTSKLLRLLLESPNPPAAMSILVQKEVAERIVASPGQMSILALSVQYYAYAKMVGVIERHKFWPAPKVDSAVLSLNRRPQQAFPAEPTRLFRLIKAGFGERRKQLKNALAGGLNADSSVILAVLRQAKVSPTQRAQELALADWHRLYQAATAHNLV from the coding sequence ATGAAGCCGCCTCCCCTATCGTCAAATCACAACACCGAACTAGCTGTTCGCTTGGCCAATATTCACCCCAAAAAAAGTTTGGGTCAAAATTTTTTAATTGATGAACCGAGCCTGGATATGGTTGTGGCAGCTGCCACCATCAAAACCAGCGATACGATCCTAGAAATCGGGCCGGGGATTGGCTTTTTAACCTCTAAAATATGTGCCCTGGCCAAGGCCGTGACTTGCGTTGAGGCCGATCCCGATTTGGTCCAAATTCTGGGTCAACAACCGCCCGCTAATCTAACAATTGTCTCAGGAGACATCATGGTTTTTAATCTCCAGACGCTTCCAACTGATTATAAAGTGGTGGCGAACATCCCCTACTATTTAACCTCCAAATTACTACGGTTGTTATTAGAAAGCCCAAATCCACCGGCTGCTATGTCGATCTTGGTCCAAAAAGAAGTGGCCGAACGGATCGTGGCCAGTCCCGGGCAAATGTCGATCCTAGCTTTGAGTGTTCAATATTACGCTTATGCTAAAATGGTGGGGGTGATTGAGAGGCACAAGTTTTGGCCGGCTCCCAAAGTTGATTCGGCCGTACTGAGCTTAAATCGCCGCCCGCAACAGGCTTTCCCGGCTGAACCAACTCGCCTCTTTCGTTTGATAAAAGCCGGTTTTGGTGAGCGCCGCAAACAACTCAAAAACGCCCTGGCCGGAGGACTAAACGCCGATTCTAGCGTCATCCTGGCTGTTTTACGTCAGGCCAAAGTTAGCCCAACTCAGCGGGCCCAAGAATTAGCTCTGGCCGATTGGCACCGGCTCTACCAAGCCGCCACCGCCCACAACCTCGTATGA
- a CDS encoding ubiquitin-like domain-containing protein: MSILGNTNRSHRGRVPTAPRIYGLVGILIIIVTYAILAGKLPTTGRAYADSAKVVSYFADGQKRIFTTDASTVGEVLARTNSKLGPHDLVEPAANTQIPTGFFNINVYRARPVLVQDGTTEKMVDSPHGSPRLITGDAGINTYPEDQFSDAFVTNFVGDGTVGEKVVVKRAKPVVLSVDGATRQLRTQATTVAGLLQEKHIPMGEQDTTSVPLSNQIVPGENITITRVTEVVVTKHEDLANHIQTVRDDSMYQGESRVVEAGSVGGRDVTYKINYHDGIEVQRQVLNVANLVNPVNRVIHVGTKIRDDVWYRLRVCETGNNYTRNSGNGYYGAYQFDLGTWQSNGGTGLPSDADPATQDAIAKVVQARRGWSPWPVCSVKLGLI, encoded by the coding sequence TTGTCGATTTTAGGCAACACCAATCGGTCCCACCGGGGCCGGGTGCCGACAGCACCACGCATCTACGGTTTGGTCGGCATTCTCATCATTATCGTTACTTACGCAATCTTAGCCGGAAAACTACCCACCACGGGTCGCGCCTACGCCGACTCGGCCAAGGTGGTTAGCTACTTTGCGGATGGCCAAAAGCGCATCTTTACGACCGACGCTAGTACCGTGGGCGAAGTTTTGGCGCGAACAAATTCCAAACTGGGACCGCACGATCTGGTAGAGCCGGCTGCTAACACTCAAATTCCAACTGGCTTCTTTAATATCAACGTGTACCGAGCCCGACCAGTTTTAGTTCAAGACGGCACGACCGAAAAGATGGTTGATTCTCCGCATGGCAGTCCGCGCTTGATCACGGGGGATGCCGGGATTAACACCTACCCCGAGGACCAATTTAGCGATGCTTTCGTGACCAACTTCGTTGGCGATGGGACGGTGGGCGAAAAGGTCGTAGTCAAACGGGCCAAACCAGTGGTCTTGAGCGTTGACGGCGCCACTAGACAACTGCGGACCCAAGCCACTACGGTGGCTGGCTTATTGCAAGAAAAGCACATACCGATGGGGGAGCAAGATACGACCTCGGTGCCATTGAGCAATCAAATTGTGCCGGGCGAAAACATTACCATCACTCGGGTGACGGAAGTCGTTGTAACTAAACATGAGGATCTAGCTAATCATATTCAGACCGTTCGTGATGATTCGATGTACCAGGGCGAGAGCCGAGTGGTCGAAGCAGGTAGCGTTGGCGGCCGCGATGTGACCTATAAAATTAATTATCACGATGGCATTGAGGTTCAGCGCCAAGTTTTGAATGTGGCCAATCTGGTGAATCCCGTCAATCGAGTGATTCATGTCGGTACCAAGATTCGGGATGATGTTTGGTATCGTTTGCGGGTTTGTGAAACAGGTAATAATTATACCCGTAACAGCGGCAATGGTTATTATGGCGCCTACCAGTTCGATCTGGGTACCTGGCAATCAAACGGCGGCACCGGTTTGCCAAGCGACGCTGATCCCGCGACTCAAGATGCGATTGCCAAAGTCGTTCAGGCCCGCCGTGGCTGGTCGCCCTGGCCGGTCTGCTCCGTCAAGCTCGGGCTTATTTAA
- a CDS encoding UvrD-helicase domain-containing protein, producing the protein MPDLLTDLNPPQRQAVQTTEGPVLMLAGAGSGKTKALTHRIAYLVADCHISPLNILAVTFTNKAAGEMRKRVLELLGKHPDNRNYLPFMGTFHSICVRILRREAKDLGLSASFIIYDQQDALAATKAAMRSLGISEKQFAPPMIAGLISSAKNELIDAAAYKAVAYGPAQTTAARVYTVYQKLLRDAGALDFDDLIFEVVKAFRHNSELLKKYQDQFKYILIDEYQDTNRAQYIFAKLLAATHRNICVVGDDWQSIYSWRGANFQNILDFEKDYPEAAVIKLEQNYRSSKNILDAAHAIITKNQQRSHKELWTENDRGHGVVIEQVYNEAQEGEAIVLQVNRLIIEEKRELADFAVLYRTNAQSRSLEEAFLRNNLPYKIVGGTRFYERREIKDVMGYLRFIYQPEDLINFNRIVNLPPRGLGDKSLERLIAFKNSSGLPLLEALESADQITGLTPRAVQAFKQFALLIRGLQEPSEGMLTSQFLELVIKRSGYLEWLDDGTIQAAERVENVKELISVAQTYDDIGLEGFLEEIALISDLDNYSSDTNAVTLMTLHAAKGLEFPIVFMTGMEENVFPHSRSQIDLAELEEERRLCYVGMTRARERLYLIHANSRLLYGNTSHNPPSRFLLDIPPELTRSQTAQEVEVPKLEPVHKSFQAGDKIRHNKFGEGIVVSVDGDELTAAFAHLGVKKLSLSFAPITKV; encoded by the coding sequence GTGCCAGATTTACTAACAGACCTAAACCCACCCCAACGCCAGGCCGTTCAAACAACGGAAGGCCCAGTTTTGATGTTGGCCGGGGCGGGGAGCGGCAAAACCAAGGCCCTGACCCACCGGATCGCCTATTTGGTGGCCGATTGTCACATCAGCCCGCTGAATATTTTGGCCGTGACTTTTACGAACAAAGCGGCCGGGGAGATGCGTAAGCGCGTGTTGGAGCTACTAGGCAAGCACCCCGATAATCGCAACTATCTGCCGTTTATGGGCACCTTTCATTCGATTTGCGTACGGATTCTGCGCCGAGAAGCCAAAGATCTGGGGCTCTCAGCCAGCTTCATCATCTACGACCAACAAGATGCGCTAGCTGCCACTAAAGCTGCCATGCGCAGCCTGGGCATTAGCGAAAAGCAGTTTGCACCGCCGATGATTGCCGGTTTGATTTCGAGTGCCAAAAACGAACTAATTGATGCGGCCGCCTACAAAGCCGTGGCCTACGGGCCGGCCCAAACCACGGCCGCACGCGTCTACACAGTTTATCAAAAGCTGTTGCGCGATGCCGGCGCGTTGGACTTTGACGATCTAATCTTTGAAGTCGTTAAGGCCTTTCGCCACAATTCCGAACTGCTCAAAAAATATCAGGATCAGTTCAAATACATCCTGATTGATGAGTATCAAGACACCAATCGGGCCCAATATATTTTTGCTAAGCTCCTAGCCGCGACCCACCGCAATATCTGCGTAGTGGGGGATGATTGGCAATCAATTTATTCTTGGCGGGGGGCCAACTTTCAAAACATTCTCGATTTCGAAAAAGATTATCCCGAAGCTGCCGTCATTAAACTCGAGCAGAATTATCGCTCGTCCAAAAACATTCTGGATGCAGCGCACGCCATCATTACCAAAAACCAACAACGTTCCCATAAAGAGCTTTGGACCGAAAACGATCGCGGCCACGGCGTAGTCATCGAGCAAGTTTACAACGAGGCTCAAGAGGGCGAGGCCATCGTGCTGCAGGTCAATCGGCTGATTATCGAAGAAAAGCGCGAGCTGGCCGATTTTGCGGTGCTTTATCGGACCAATGCTCAATCGCGTTCACTGGAGGAAGCTTTTTTACGCAACAACTTGCCCTACAAAATCGTCGGCGGTACTCGGTTCTACGAGCGCCGTGAGATCAAGGACGTCATGGGCTATTTGCGCTTCATTTATCAACCCGAGGATCTGATCAACTTCAACCGCATCGTTAATTTACCACCCAGGGGGTTGGGTGATAAAAGTTTGGAACGATTGATTGCTTTCAAGAATAGCAGCGGGCTACCTTTGCTCGAGGCCCTGGAAAGTGCTGATCAAATCACCGGGCTGACGCCAAGGGCGGTCCAAGCCTTCAAGCAATTTGCCTTGTTGATTCGGGGTTTGCAGGAGCCCAGTGAAGGCATGCTGACCAGCCAGTTTTTGGAGCTCGTCATCAAACGCAGTGGCTACCTGGAATGGCTGGACGATGGCACCATTCAAGCCGCGGAGCGGGTCGAAAACGTCAAAGAATTAATCAGTGTGGCTCAAACCTACGACGATATTGGCCTGGAAGGCTTTTTGGAAGAGATCGCGCTAATCTCGGATCTTGATAATTATTCTAGCGATACCAATGCCGTGACGTTGATGACGCTGCATGCCGCTAAAGGGCTGGAATTTCCCATCGTTTTCATGACCGGCATGGAAGAAAACGTTTTCCCCCATAGCCGCAGCCAAATTGATTTAGCCGAGCTGGAGGAGGAACGCCGGCTTTGCTACGTCGGCATGACGAGGGCTCGCGAGCGGCTTTATTTGATTCATGCCAATTCGCGCTTGCTTTATGGCAACACCAGCCACAACCCGCCGTCGCGCTTTTTGCTCGATATTCCACCGGAGCTGACTCGCTCCCAAACGGCCCAAGAAGTTGAAGTGCCTAAACTCGAACCAGTTCACAAATCCTTTCAGGCCGGCGATAAAATCCGCCACAACAAATTTGGTGAGGGCATCGTGGTCAGCGTCGATGGTGATGAGCTGACAGCCGCCTTTGCTCATTTGGGTGTCAAAAAACTAAGCCTGAGCTTCGCTCCGATTACCAAAGTCTAG
- a CDS encoding VOC family protein: MSLNLNSLMISSENPEKLVEFYTKVLGKPTWDMKPFTGWSVGSCGIMVGPHSEVHGKNDTPGRLIFFFETTDVKGEFDRIKGLGAEVVSEPAHPSGDTTDQKTMLACLADPDGNYFQLATPWEEPKE, translated from the coding sequence ATGAGTTTGAATTTAAATAGCTTAATGATTTCTTCGGAAAACCCCGAAAAACTGGTCGAGTTTTACACCAAGGTACTAGGCAAACCTACCTGGGATATGAAGCCCTTTACGGGTTGGAGCGTCGGAAGCTGTGGCATCATGGTTGGGCCACATAGTGAGGTTCATGGTAAGAACGATACGCCCGGTCGGCTGATCTTTTTCTTTGAGACCACCGACGTCAAAGGTGAGTTTGACCGCATCAAAGGTTTGGGCGCCGAAGTGGTTAGTGAGCCCGCTCATCCCAGTGGGGACACCACCGATCAAAAGACCATGCTAGCTTGCTTGGCCGATCCCGATGGCAACTACTTTCAATTAGCCACACCCTGGGAAGAGCCCAAAGAGTAA
- the tpiA gene encoding triose-phosphate isomerase has product MKKLIVGNWKEHFSPGAASTYYQKLAKMVHAGQAEVVLCPPMLDVYPVSRELDDKKFKLGAQNLYFEDNGAFTGETSAAMLKGLVDYAIIGHSERRQVFGEDNLLVAKKVAAALRNRIQPILCVGETLLERSEELTSRVVVDQLTVGLHFVSKEDLDQVVVAYEPIWAIGTGNFARPDDVIPVARLIHQTITELFGESAAQIRLLYGGSVDGDNAAAFLSLGEVDGLLVGGASVNASKFARIVEAAQH; this is encoded by the coding sequence ATGAAAAAACTGATTGTTGGCAATTGGAAGGAACACTTTAGCCCAGGGGCGGCTAGTACTTATTACCAAAAACTGGCCAAAATGGTCCATGCCGGCCAGGCCGAAGTCGTGCTGTGCCCACCCATGCTCGATGTTTACCCGGTGTCGCGTGAGCTCGATGACAAAAAATTCAAACTGGGCGCGCAAAATCTTTATTTCGAGGACAATGGCGCCTTCACCGGCGAAACCTCGGCCGCCATGCTCAAGGGCCTGGTCGATTATGCCATCATCGGCCACTCCGAGCGGCGTCAGGTTTTTGGCGAGGATAATTTATTGGTGGCCAAAAAAGTGGCGGCGGCCTTGCGCAATCGCATCCAACCAATTTTGTGCGTTGGCGAAACGTTGCTGGAACGTAGTGAGGAGCTAACCAGCCGGGTTGTCGTGGATCAGTTGACGGTCGGTTTGCACTTTGTCAGCAAAGAAGATTTAGATCAAGTCGTAGTGGCTTACGAACCGATTTGGGCAATTGGCACCGGTAATTTTGCCCGGCCGGACGATGTTATTCCGGTAGCCAGATTGATTCATCAAACCATCACTGAACTATTCGGCGAATCAGCCGCCCAAATTCGCTTGCTCTATGGCGGCAGCGTTGATGGTGATAATGCTGCGGCCTTTCTGAGCCTGGGGGAGGTCGATGGTTTGCTGGTGGGTGGGGCTAGCGTGAACGCTAGCAAATTTGCTCGGATCGTCGAAGCCGCCCAGCACTAA